Below is a window of Drosophila miranda strain MSH22 chromosome 3, D.miranda_PacBio2.1, whole genome shotgun sequence DNA.
CCAAGCAGAGAGCCCAATAAAGCGAGTTAGAACCAAattgtacatatatctaaCGAGCTATGGAGAGATTCAAAGATGTGATCAAAGCAAATATATATAGAAAAAAATGTATTCCTTTGCACATAAATAAGTACATGAAATGAGTATATATATTTGCGATAGCTAATAGTTTATTGCCTATATGGCATCTCTAGTATAAGATATGTTGTGCGTGTTTCAATACATTTATTGAACCTGGTATTCGTAGTGGATGCATAAATATCGGGCAGAAAGAACAGATTCCGACTCTGATTCCGATTCAATATGCATACAATAAACACTTGTATTCTTTTGTCCGTTTGTCTGTCTGATATCTGATATTGGGTGATTTTGGTCCAATCCAGTATGCGAACCAATTACCGTCTCACTGTCTCCGCGATCCTTTGCTATTTCCATCGCTATGAGCCACACAATCTTTATACAACAGAACAATAAGTCCGAGTACTGGGTATTTAATAGTCGGAAAACTCGACTATATCTCTTTAGtttgttgttgtagttttcATGAATGGAACGACAGTGCAACTGAATGGTGAattattatacatatattataaTTTCTACAcaacatacatatacacacatatacactcTTTTATCAAGCTCAAAAGAAGGCTGTAATCGGTAGTCACACTAGAGCTGAAGTTACTCGAATTTAATAGAAGCGCAATAAAGCGACTGTAAGGCAATTGCAAAACAAGCTGGAACGAGTCCAAAAGTAAAATACACTTCAAGCTAAAACCTTAAAGTGTATTTTATCTTGCTAGAGGTAAGAATATTTAACAAATTGATGTTTGGAACCGGTTTACACATGGTTGCTGTTTTCAGAAGTCAATTGATTAAAACCAGTACATTATAGAACATATAcgaatacatacatacatatatgtctGTATGTAGACATGTGAATTTTTCGATGTCTATTaatgccatttttttttttatccatACAACCATGTTACCTTCTCAGCATCGATTGGGTTCATTGTTATGGAGAGCACCTCTCGCTTGAATCTAGATGATtgacaaataaaataaaataaaactagATTTTAATTGGGAAAACTCCCTATACTATACGAATAATCAATAAGAATTAAAATGAAAGAATCAGACATACTTATCCCAACATAAACTGAACACAAACATAAATGTATTTACACAAACAACACACAAATTTCAATAtctatacatatacatatatacttataTATCAATATTCAATAATCAATGTTTAAAACCTCTTGATGTCGTTGAATAAAAACCCCTCCCCTCGCCCCCACCAACCAATTTTCTTGTGTAAATTCACTGAGTAGCTCCGTGGGGCGGTGTGGTGGAAATTGAATAATATTTCTTGATTTCgttaaatacatttttgtaTATACACGTTTTATTCAATTAGAAATATCATTTATAATCGTACAATTTCAATATGGTTTCCTTTACAATTAACTCTcatttatgtatgtacttaGATTGATTACAGAATTGCTTTttgttaattaattaataagaTTGTTTGGTTAAACTAACGTTGAGTTGAATAAACGTTTAGTTTTgtttgggtttataaagaattaattatGGTTAAAATACAATAAGTTCACTTCTGATATGGCGACAAAGATACATATTAGGAAACCTCTACAAAGCTGCATTTGAATTATTTCATCTCGATTTAATACACATTGGTCCAAAGCAGATTATAATAATCATTAATCATTTCGCTAATACATCGCAAAGCTTTCTATGTCACATTTACACATATATTTTCAATGATTGTTTGGCGCTGATTTAGGGTCATAatgaacaaaaacaaaacaatctGAGGCCTACCCATCTATCCACCTTTCATCTGTCTCATCGAATGCAACACGGATTCTCAGACCTCAGACCCCACTCCGCTCTGGAATGTGATGGGGTCACCGCTGAGAAGTGCGATTCGTACAGTAGCTCGTTTGGGGGGCCATTCATTTTCACATGGGAAATCATACTCGTATATATTATTGTTATTGCAATGTTCAACATTTAGGCACAAAATATATTGCTTCTCAATTGGATATACCCATAATAGTTATTATTGCATAGTCGATAGTCGATAGTCGATAGTGGGTGCTCGGGACACCGCCTTTTGTCTTTGTCTTTCTCTTCGTCTTCTCCTCGAGTCTCGCAACAGttaaaaacagaaaaaaataataataatacgttATATGTCTGCGCTTTGCTTTGCTTGTTAGGAATCATGGTTCGAAGATTGACACGTTGTTTATGTGGATGCCACACGCTTCGTGGGCGAGCTGCCAAGCATTGCCGTCTCCTTGGCCCGCTCATGCTCGTCCTGGAAGAATATCTTGGTGATGACGACGTCGCCGGTGCTCAGGGTCTGCGATTCGGCATCCACCAGCTTCACCACCCGCCTGTCCGTCGTTCTCAGAATGGGCGTGACACTGCGCTCTCCTTGGCAATTGCAATTCCTATTGCTGTTGAGATAGAGTTCAAGAGCATTAGAGTTTTTGAATTAGCCTGATGTTCTCTGCTAAGAGACACTCACTTTCTGGACTTTTCGCGTATGATTTGCAAATTATCTGTGGTCGCAATGCTCGAACCCAACTGTTCCTGAATCGAATTGGAAGCCAGTATCTGTAAAAAAGAAATTAGAAATGTTATAAATTAGTTTACAAATACGATGGGAGCTGTGACGGATGCTCACCTGATCGCATGGCAGCGAGGTGGCTGTCGTCAGTATGGCCTCTAGCTTATCGATGCGTGCAATGCGATCCATTGACTTGTTCTGCAGTATTTCCTCCAGCATCTGCATGGATTCCGTCAGGCTGGGTGGCTCAGAGCTGAAGCGCGGCGAAAAGGTGCCCGAGAGGGAATTGTCCGATGGTACAGAGTCCAAGCTGGGAAACATTTCGTTTTCATTGGGTTCCGCCTCGTCTTCAGAGTCACTTTGATCCCTGCAGGATTCAACAAGGTTCAGTTTGGTTTGGTGTAATTTTATAACTATTTCGGCACTCACTTGCTGGGATTGCCGGCAGATTCCATTTTCTCCAGCTTCTTGGCCACCTTGTAGTAGCCCTTGAGGCGTTCCTTTTCATCCTCCGTCAGATCCATGTATCTGTTTATGGTGTATACCACGATTAGCTCTTGatcgattgattgattgaaACAGAAGGATTACTCACCGCAGCAGACGTATCTCACGGTTCGAGAGCACAATGCTCTTGCTGGTCTGCGCCAATTTCAGCTTCAGATCGAACACCTCGGTGCTAACCTTGCGTTGCTTCTTGCGAATCTTCACCTCGTTCGGCTTGATCTGCAGAAGGATTTGCTCCGTGCACAGCTCGGAGAAAAGCTGCCTGTTCTCTGGCCTGATCTGCCGCGCCAGACTGCCAAAGAGCTGATCGTGGATGAGCACCAGCACATCCCCAGCCGCGTACAGCATCATTTCGCGGGTGAGCGGCCGCTTGGCCCAGAACTTCTGGTCCCGCCTGTATATCTGTTTCAGCTGGTCCTTGATTGGATTGCAGGGTGCATTGTACTGCTCGCACAGCGAGTTGAGCGATATGTATTTGGCCTTGTAGACCTGCTTGCCGTTCTCCTGGTACTGCAGGATCGCATGCGCCGCCTGTGTGTCGAACACGTTGCGCAGCAGGATACCAAACTGCAGATACAGATTGGCCGCATCGTTGCGACAGTCGTGGATGACCTTGATGACCTGCTCGTGCTCCAGCACGGTCTTCAGGCCACCATCCGTGACCATGGCAGGGCAGGACTGCACATCGAAGAGGAACGCCTCGCCCCGGGCCGTTCCGATTTCAATCAACGTGATTTCGCCCTTCAGGCCGAGATTGATGCCTTCGCAGTCGAGGGAGACCACAATGCCCTCGTTCTTGGCCGCGTACTTGAGAATGATGTCGGTGACGAACACAGACTGCTTCACACTGGCTATCACCGTCGTGTTCTGCAGGACCTTGATCTTCCACGTGTCGCCGACAAAGTAGCTATGACTAGGTGATTGATTGGCGTTGGTGGGTGggttggagctggagctggagtttGAGTTGGAGATGGTATTGGGATTGTTTGCTGTGCTCGCATTGGCACTGCTGGAGTTGGAATTGGAGTTGGGATGGGAGTTGCTGGAATGCAAGGGACTGGCATGCGGAGAACTTTGGTTGGCCAGCGACTGTTTGTCCTTCTCGAGGTTCTCCGCCAGCGTGCGTATGACCAGAGTATTTATGCGTTGCTTCAGCGTTTGGTTGACGCTGTTCACTCTCTCCGAGGAAGGATTCGTTGAggcaggcacaggcacaggcacaggcaccgtcagcggctgctgctgttggatgGGTCCTCCTCCGATGGGGCCATAGCATACATTCCCACCGGGATAGTTGTTCTCGCAGAGATtctccagcttcagctccgACATGGGCACATAGCTGTCGAAGCCAGAGCTCGGCTCCGACTTGGGCTGCCCcagctgcccctgcccctgcccctgccccccaATTACATTCGACACGGGTGCGTTCAGCTTGAAATTGGGCGATGCTAtgctattgttgttgttgatgctactgctgctgctaatGACATTATTGTTGCTGCTCGCACATCCATTGCTGCGCAAAGCCGGAGACTGCAATCGCTGTTGCACGGAGCTCAAGGCACCTCCACTTCCACCGGCACCCACATCCACCCTGCGGCCTGAATTTGAATTGCTGCCAttgttgatgttgttgttgttgttgaggGCGTTGAACTGCTccctggtctgggcctgggcctgctGGATGTGCGTGTCACTGAGCTTGGGCTTCTGCAGCAGCGTGACTAGATTGGCCTGAATGTGAAAGCAGTCGCCGAAGAGCTTTAGGAAGGAGCTCAGGTCGCCGGGCGTCTTGAACATGCGCAGCCACTGATCCTGCGGAAAGTTGGTGGTCAGCAAATGGAACAGCTGGTCCACCAGCAGCGGCCCCTTGATCTCGATGCACTGCGCGAAGAAGTCGAGCATCTGCTGGGTGCCGCGCGTATCGATGTTCGACTGCGGCAGATGGAGACGATCCCTGGCCGGCAGATCAGTCATATTCTCGCTGCCCACCAGCATCACAAAGTCATCGATCACCTTGAACGTGTCCGTGTGCTTGGTGAGAAAGTCCGTGAACTCCTTGATATGTTGACcttcaacaaacaaaaaggaaaagaGTGAAAAGTGAAAAGTGGAGGCAGACGAACGACTTCTTGAATATACCCAACATACCCGATATGTGACGGACTTGCGGCGAGGCCTGCGACCGATGGCCGAGCAGACTCCGCACCGGCACCTCTGCAGCGGCCCCGTACTGCAGCATCTTGTTCTTGAAGTAGTCTTTAGCCTCTTGAATGTAGTCGCGCTTGCCGCCGCCACCACCATCGTCCGCGTTGCTGTGCTGGTAGGCATTCACCTGCACATAGTCCCCGTCCACCAGGAATATTGATGGGTATTGGGCGAGAAATTTCTTCAGACCTGACGAAAGCCAAAGGGAGATGTCAATTACAATTAGGTGGAGCCATTAGTGCTTCTGCCCCCGTCTGGCAGTGGCAAAGAATGGTGTAGTGGTTAAGGCAGTAAAAGTGTTGCACCAGCAGCCCAAACTTAATTAATTTTCTTGGCCTCTCAATGTGTCAACTCAGTAATTACGTCAAGACTAAGTACTTATTGTTGTTAATTAATTCCCGGGTACCGTGGCGCCCTGGTACCCAGTCGTTCGATAGTGATAGACGGTGTTCGTCTCTATAGAGAGCCACGCATTCGAGTTGCACCATCATTAAGGAGTAACTTTTGTGTGCATATAAAGTTTTCCCCCTTTCATATCGTGGAACTACATATGTCTGGATTCCCATAATTAACAAAACATTGTTGTAATCGCATCATCAAATGACAAACTTACAATTCATATCCATATATGAATACAAATCAACGAATACTCGTACATGAACATAGGAATGAATATTCATAGGTCTCTATCCTGTTGCTCTGTGGGGGGGAGGGAAGGGGTTTTGAAAAGTTGGCAAAAGTTGTTGCTTCAAATAAAGTTAGTTTACAATTACAAAGTACGGTATGCGACGGGTTTGACTGCGAAGGATAGCaaattgtgtgtgttttagGGGGGGGGCTACACTGTGAGAATGTCGGCGTAGGTAACATGTTGGGCTGTTGGTGCATATCAGAACAGTCTAAGGCAAAATACATTGCGTGTGCATGACGCA
It encodes the following:
- the LOC108160142 gene encoding uncharacterized protein LOC108160142; this translates as MESMEYEMARNMTLLFFLERLLDKGEPRTVHDLSCQFGNKEFTKEMRQIAGGSQSGLKKFLAQYPSIFLVDGDYVQVNAYQHSNADDGGGGGKRDYIQEAKDYFKNKMLQYGAAAEVPVRSLLGHRSQASPQVRHISGQHIKEFTDFLTKHTDTFKVIDDFVMLVGSENMTDLPARDRLHLPQSNIDTRGTQQMLDFFAQCIEIKGPLLVDQLFHLLTTNFPQDQWLRMFKTPGDLSSFLKLFGDCFHIQANLVTLLQKPKLSDTHIQQAQAQTREQFNALNNNNNINNGSNSNSGRRVDVGAGGSGGALSSVQQRLQSPALRSNGCASSNNNVISSSSSINNNNSIASPNFKLNAPVSNVIGGQGQGQGQLGQPKSEPSSGFDSYVPMSELKLENLCENNYPGGNVCYGPIGGGPIQQQQPLTVPVPVPVPASTNPSSERVNSVNQTLKQRINTLVIRTLAENLEKDKQSLANQSSPHASPLHSSNSHPNSNSNSSSANASTANNPNTISNSNSSSSSNPPTNANQSPSHSYFVGDTWKIKVLQNTTVIASVKQSVFVTDIILKYAAKNEGIVVSLDCEGINLGLKGEITLIEIGTARGEAFLFDVQSCPAMVTDGGLKTVLEHEQVIKVIHDCRNDAANLYLQFGILLRNVFDTQAAHAILQYQENGKQVYKAKYISLNSLCEQYNAPCNPIKDQLKQIYRRDQKFWAKRPLTREMMLYAAGDVLVLIHDQLFGSLARQIRPENRQLFSELCTEQILLQIKPNEVKIRKKQRKVSTEVFDLKLKLAQTSKSIVLSNREIRLLRYMDLTEDEKERLKGYYKVAKKLEKMESAGNPSKDQSDSEDEAEPNENEMFPSLDSVPSDNSLSGTFSPRFSSEPPSLTESMQMLEEILQNKSMDRIARIDKLEAILTTATSLPCDQILASNSIQEQLGSSIATTDNLQIIREKSRNNRNCNCQGERSVTPILRTTDRRVVKLVDAESQTLSTGDVVITKIFFQDEHERAKETAMLGSSPTKRVAST